The nucleotide sequence TTGGAGAACCGGAAAGCGTACCTGTTGGTTTTTATACCAAAGAAGTGCTTAGCAGGATGGGCATATGGAATGCTTTGGCGGGCAAGTTGATTTTTGCAAAAGATGCACGCCAGGTACTGAGTTATATTGAAAGCGGCAATGCGGAAATGGGTGTTATCTATTCATCCGACGCTGCACGTTCACCAAACCTCCAAACAGCCATCGAACTGCCGCTGGATGGACTCGAAATCGTTTACCCTGCTGCCATCATGGAAGGAACAAACAACAAAGAAGCCGCGAAAGCTTTTGTGGAATTCTTGATGAGTGAAGAAGGGCAAGAACTGCTGGAGGAATACGGTTTTGTGCCAGTTGAAGGAGCGCAGCCGGATGCCTGATGATTTATCGCCTTTTTGGCTATCGTTAAAAGTAGCTTCCATTTCCACTTTTTTTGTATTTATCGTCAGCCTTTTGCTTGCCCGCTTTATGGCAAGAAAAAACTTCTTTGGCAGAAGTTTTGTTGAAGCCTTCATTCTTTTGCCGCTTGTTTTGCCTCCAACGGTCATCGGCTTTGGCTTGATTTACTTATTCGGTATGAACGGTCCGCTTGGCAGCCTTTTGGAAGAATGGTTCGGCATTCGCATTGTGTTCACTTGGGTAGGCGCGGTCATTGCGTCCTTTGTCGTGTCCTTGCCGTTGATGTATCAAAGTACACTCGCCGCTTTTGAAAAAGTGGATCCTCGCTGGGAAAATGTCGCACGGACAATGGGCATATCCGAATGGCGCATTTTTCGGACCATCACGTTCCCGCTTGCCTGGCCAGGCATTTTTGCCGGGCTGATTCTGTCTTTTGCAAGAGGAATCGGCGAGTTTGGGGCGACATTGATGATTGCCGGTTATATTCCCGGGCAGACCGAAACGGTGCCGCTCGCCATCTATTTTGCTTATGAGGCAGGGCAAATGGAAAAAGCCGCTTTCTGGGTGCTGACGATTTCAGCATTGGGAATGGCCGTTATGTCCTGGTTGAATTACTGGCGAAAAAAGAATGAAGTCCGGCTAGGGAGGGAGTAGCAGTCATGCTGAAAGTGAATGTCCGCAAGCAATTGGAACAGTTCGAACTGAATGCGGATTTTGAACTGAATCAAGAAATATTGGCGTTGATCGGTTCTTCAGGCTCTGGAAAAACCACTTTGCTGAACTGCATTGCCGGCATTGTCCAGCCGGATCAGGGAGAAATTTCTTTGAATGGACAAGCCTTTTACCGAAAAGGGCAAAAGCCGCTAAAGATCCAAAAGCGGAAAGTTGGATATTTGTTCCAGGATTATGCCTTGTTTCCGCATTTTACGGTAGAGAAAAACATCCTTTTCAGTTTGGACAGAAACGCTGATTTGTCCCATGTAAATGAATTGACCCGAATATTAGGAATCCAGAAATTGCTGCTAAAATATCCGCATCAAATATCCGGCGGCGAAAAACAGCGAGTGGCATTGGCGCGTGCGCTTGCCACTAAACCGGACATCCTGCTTTTGGATGAGCCATTTTCTGCTCTGGATGACGCGACGCGAAGCCGTTGCCACGACGAACTTCTGCGAATCCACGAACTTTGGAAGATTCCAGTAATCCTGGTGACACACCGTATTGCTGATGCAGAAGAACTCGCCCATCGCATCGTCCGGATCGAAAAAGGCGTGATGAGTGAACAAGAATCGAAACAAGCATCCTTTCTTTAAGAAGGATGCTTGTTTTTTATATTTAGGAAGACTTGTTAACTGATTGAATATTATGATTTGATTTGCTGCTTTCCTTTCTTTTACTGCCGCTTTTTATTAAGATGGAAATAAGACGTGAGCAGCAATCGCTTTTTCAAAAAAATGAAATGTTAAACTACGACGAGTTCAGAAAAGAGGTGGCTGCAAGTGGAAG is from Planococcus liqunii and encodes:
- the modB gene encoding molybdate ABC transporter permease subunit, with protein sequence MPDDLSPFWLSLKVASISTFFVFIVSLLLARFMARKNFFGRSFVEAFILLPLVLPPTVIGFGLIYLFGMNGPLGSLLEEWFGIRIVFTWVGAVIASFVVSLPLMYQSTLAAFEKVDPRWENVARTMGISEWRIFRTITFPLAWPGIFAGLILSFARGIGEFGATLMIAGYIPGQTETVPLAIYFAYEAGQMEKAAFWVLTISALGMAVMSWLNYWRKKNEVRLGRE
- a CDS encoding ATP-binding cassette domain-containing protein, with protein sequence MLKVNVRKQLEQFELNADFELNQEILALIGSSGSGKTTLLNCIAGIVQPDQGEISLNGQAFYRKGQKPLKIQKRKVGYLFQDYALFPHFTVEKNILFSLDRNADLSHVNELTRILGIQKLLLKYPHQISGGEKQRVALARALATKPDILLLDEPFSALDDATRSRCHDELLRIHELWKIPVILVTHRIADAEELAHRIVRIEKGVMSEQESKQASFL